A genomic region of Cyprinus carpio isolate SPL01 chromosome B11, ASM1834038v1, whole genome shotgun sequence contains the following coding sequences:
- the il17rc gene encoding interleukin-17 receptor C isoform X1 encodes MRLTWWIQLLLLASGSVSSLERVTHNPENNVICPQALNCRVRYTDPITPLDVVCGPVYVCSLAVQPKLCCHKKDCKPCLWINIQLSIIPDLKEEEDRDIERSEYEEESSGDWDSGCVSMPNDTREEYSLCEDQLDQATITICYQPAEVQYEWCKRLDFTVTSTASCKLLNLTLVEYNDVDFGRTMKITVGSFTKSPEVEFPTLKTVCSLSHLKDIEQCKGPRVSTEIQGSKVLLVNEDEGASERLSLCMKRGREGRCWPLPSNNIPLASITDCMCFQAWKNDSVRAEICPFEKNTEFKTNVLSNMSVSLAHIKTNDGKPVLSWNITVPCRIRAELWPCQLEADGKCTEVEGFRQKCCNDWSENSTILWASGKFVNIRSRNNQQLCAMLEVDGKIVQYCQHPLERQYWSRLLLLPLIFVCLTAFGVFLLMNKLRWSLSEWDRRCHSQGTQDMRGQVLLLHSSATDPQLVCELGQLFSELGFTVFLDLWNQTELGTCGPAAWLHSKLDHIQKHGGKALLVLSPTTLQRAELYWKIAVERQSNPVTYSADMLASVLGCIFADRQKRCAAQRFVLVQLDVHELPINEEHDMPKLLRGLPLYKLPSQSQGLLMELCLESPNNMSGKLKKMWWMKKAQRKLAQGVENIFKSRVRTESMLTQFDSLSLDTEETEEKKFLKNEQH; translated from the exons ATGAGGTTGACGTGGTGGATCCAACTGCTCCTACTGGCCAGCGGAAGTGTGTCTTCACTGGAACGAGTCACACACAATCCAGAAAACAACGTCATCTGTCCTCAG gcTCTAAACTGCAGGGTGAGATATACAGATCCTATCACACCACTTGATGTGGTCTGTGgtcctgtgtatgtgtgttctctAGCCGTGCAGCCAAAACTGTGCTGCCACAAGAAGGACTGCAAACCCTGTTTGTGGATCAACATCCAGCTGAGTATTATTCCAGATCTCAAAGAGGAGGAGGACAGAGATATTGAGAGATCAGAATATGAAGAGGAGAGCAGTG GGGACTGGGATTCAGGATGTGTTTCCATGCCAAATGACACAAGG GAAGAATACTCTCTCTGTGAAGACCAGCTAGATCAAG CTACTATTACAATATGCTACCAACCAGCAGAAGTGCAGTATGAGTGGTGCAAGAGATTAGACTTCACAGTGACTTCTACCGCAAGCTGTAAACTTCTCAAT CTGACTCTGGTGGAGTATAATGATGTTGACTTTGGCAGAACAATGAAGATCACTGTTGGATCATTCACTAAGTCACCTGAAGTTGAATTCCCTACATTGAAAACAG TGTGTTCCTTATCACACCTCAAGGACATAGAGCAGTGCAAAG gtccTAGGGTCTCCACTGAAATACAGGGGAGTAAGGTGCTGTTAGTCAATGAGGATGAAGGAGCTTCTGAACGCTTGTCCCTGTGTATGAAACGTGGAAGAGAAGGGAGATGCTGG CCCTTGCCAAGTAATAACATTCCACTGGCGTCAATCACAGACTGCATGTGTTTCCAG GCATGGAAAAATGATTCAGTTCGTGCGGAAATCTGtccttttgaaaaaaatacag AATTTAAAACCAATGTCCTGAGCAACATGTCAGTGTCTTTAGCCCACATCAAGACAAATGATGGTAAGCCGGTGCTAAGCTGGAATATAACAGTGCCCTGCAGGATAAGAGCCGAACTGTGGCCGTGTCAGCTCGAGGCAGATGGAAAATGCACAGAGGTTGAAGGATTCAGACAGAAATGCTGTAATGATTGGAGTGAAAACAGCACAATACTATGG GCATCCGGGAAGTTTGTGAATATCAGGTCTCGGAATAACCAGCAGCTCTGCGCGATG CTTGAGGTAGATGGAAAGATTGTGCAGTACTGTCAACATCCCT tgGAGCGGCAGTATTGGAGCCGCCTTCTTCTTCTGCCGCTGATCTTTGTTTGTCTGACTGCTTTTGGAGTATTTCTTCTGATGAACAAACTCAGAT GGTCGCTTAGCGAATGGGACAGAAGATGTCATTCTCAAGGTACACAAG ATATGAGGGGACAGGTGTTGTTGCTCCATTCCTCAGCCACGGACCCACAGCTGGTGTGTGAGCTGGGCCAGTTGTTTTCTGAGCTGGGGTTCACAGTATTTCTCGACCTGTGGAACCAAACGGAGCTTGGTACTTGCGGCCCGGCCGCGTGGCTCCACTCTAAGCTCGATCACATCCAAAAGCACGGAGGGAAGGCCCTTCTGGTGCTTTCTCCGACAACACTGCAGAGAGCCGAGTTGTATTGGAAAATTGCAGTGGAAAGACAAAGCAATCCTGTCACATACTCCGCAGATATGCTGGCTTCGGTATTGGGCTGCATTTTTGCTGACCGTCAGAAGCGCTGCGCTGCTCAGCGGTTCGTCCTTGTGCAGTTAGACGTTCATGAACTTCCCATCAATGAGGAGCATGACATGCCAAAGCTATTGAGGGGCCTGCCGCTATATAAACTGCCCTCACAGTCTCAGGGATTACTTATGGAACTGTGTCTGGAGAGCCCAAATAACATGAGCGGGAAGTTGAAGAAGATGTGGTGGATGAAAAAGGCACAGAGAAAGCTGGCCCAAGGAGTGGAGAACATTTTTAAGTCAAGGGTGAGGACTGAATCCATGCTCACTCAATTTGATTCACTCAGCCTAGACACGGaagaaacagaggaaaaaaaatttctcaaaaaTGAACAGCACTGA
- the il17rc gene encoding interleukin-17 receptor C isoform X2 → MRLTWWIQLLLLASGSVSSLERVTHNPENNVICPQALNCRVRYTDPITPLDVVCGPVYVCSLAVQPKLCCHKKDCKPCLWINIQLSIIPDLKEEEDRDIERSEYEEESSGDWDSGCVSMPNDTREEYSLCEDQLDQATITICYQPAEVQYEWCKRLDFTVTSTASCKLLNLTLVEYNDVDFGRTMKITVGSFTKSPEVEFPTLKTVCSLSHLKDIEQCKGPRVSTEIQGSKVLLVNEDEGASERLSLCMKRGREGRCWPLPSNNIPLASITDCMCFQAWKNDSVRAEICPFEKNTEFKTNVLSNMSVSLAHIKTNDGKPVLSWNITVPCRIRAELWPCQLEADGKCTEVEGFRQKCCNDWSENSTILWASGKFVNIRSRNNQQLCAMLEVDGKIVQYCQHPLERQYWSRLLLLPLIFVCLTAFGVFLLMNKLRWSLSEWDRRCHSQDMRGQVLLLHSSATDPQLVCELGQLFSELGFTVFLDLWNQTELGTCGPAAWLHSKLDHIQKHGGKALLVLSPTTLQRAELYWKIAVERQSNPVTYSADMLASVLGCIFADRQKRCAAQRFVLVQLDVHELPINEEHDMPKLLRGLPLYKLPSQSQGLLMELCLESPNNMSGKLKKMWWMKKAQRKLAQGVENIFKSRVRTESMLTQFDSLSLDTEETEEKKFLKNEQH, encoded by the exons ATGAGGTTGACGTGGTGGATCCAACTGCTCCTACTGGCCAGCGGAAGTGTGTCTTCACTGGAACGAGTCACACACAATCCAGAAAACAACGTCATCTGTCCTCAG gcTCTAAACTGCAGGGTGAGATATACAGATCCTATCACACCACTTGATGTGGTCTGTGgtcctgtgtatgtgtgttctctAGCCGTGCAGCCAAAACTGTGCTGCCACAAGAAGGACTGCAAACCCTGTTTGTGGATCAACATCCAGCTGAGTATTATTCCAGATCTCAAAGAGGAGGAGGACAGAGATATTGAGAGATCAGAATATGAAGAGGAGAGCAGTG GGGACTGGGATTCAGGATGTGTTTCCATGCCAAATGACACAAGG GAAGAATACTCTCTCTGTGAAGACCAGCTAGATCAAG CTACTATTACAATATGCTACCAACCAGCAGAAGTGCAGTATGAGTGGTGCAAGAGATTAGACTTCACAGTGACTTCTACCGCAAGCTGTAAACTTCTCAAT CTGACTCTGGTGGAGTATAATGATGTTGACTTTGGCAGAACAATGAAGATCACTGTTGGATCATTCACTAAGTCACCTGAAGTTGAATTCCCTACATTGAAAACAG TGTGTTCCTTATCACACCTCAAGGACATAGAGCAGTGCAAAG gtccTAGGGTCTCCACTGAAATACAGGGGAGTAAGGTGCTGTTAGTCAATGAGGATGAAGGAGCTTCTGAACGCTTGTCCCTGTGTATGAAACGTGGAAGAGAAGGGAGATGCTGG CCCTTGCCAAGTAATAACATTCCACTGGCGTCAATCACAGACTGCATGTGTTTCCAG GCATGGAAAAATGATTCAGTTCGTGCGGAAATCTGtccttttgaaaaaaatacag AATTTAAAACCAATGTCCTGAGCAACATGTCAGTGTCTTTAGCCCACATCAAGACAAATGATGGTAAGCCGGTGCTAAGCTGGAATATAACAGTGCCCTGCAGGATAAGAGCCGAACTGTGGCCGTGTCAGCTCGAGGCAGATGGAAAATGCACAGAGGTTGAAGGATTCAGACAGAAATGCTGTAATGATTGGAGTGAAAACAGCACAATACTATGG GCATCCGGGAAGTTTGTGAATATCAGGTCTCGGAATAACCAGCAGCTCTGCGCGATG CTTGAGGTAGATGGAAAGATTGTGCAGTACTGTCAACATCCCT tgGAGCGGCAGTATTGGAGCCGCCTTCTTCTTCTGCCGCTGATCTTTGTTTGTCTGACTGCTTTTGGAGTATTTCTTCTGATGAACAAACTCAGAT GGTCGCTTAGCGAATGGGACAGAAGATGTCATTCTCAAG ATATGAGGGGACAGGTGTTGTTGCTCCATTCCTCAGCCACGGACCCACAGCTGGTGTGTGAGCTGGGCCAGTTGTTTTCTGAGCTGGGGTTCACAGTATTTCTCGACCTGTGGAACCAAACGGAGCTTGGTACTTGCGGCCCGGCCGCGTGGCTCCACTCTAAGCTCGATCACATCCAAAAGCACGGAGGGAAGGCCCTTCTGGTGCTTTCTCCGACAACACTGCAGAGAGCCGAGTTGTATTGGAAAATTGCAGTGGAAAGACAAAGCAATCCTGTCACATACTCCGCAGATATGCTGGCTTCGGTATTGGGCTGCATTTTTGCTGACCGTCAGAAGCGCTGCGCTGCTCAGCGGTTCGTCCTTGTGCAGTTAGACGTTCATGAACTTCCCATCAATGAGGAGCATGACATGCCAAAGCTATTGAGGGGCCTGCCGCTATATAAACTGCCCTCACAGTCTCAGGGATTACTTATGGAACTGTGTCTGGAGAGCCCAAATAACATGAGCGGGAAGTTGAAGAAGATGTGGTGGATGAAAAAGGCACAGAGAAAGCTGGCCCAAGGAGTGGAGAACATTTTTAAGTCAAGGGTGAGGACTGAATCCATGCTCACTCAATTTGATTCACTCAGCCTAGACACGGaagaaacagaggaaaaaaaatttctcaaaaaTGAACAGCACTGA
- the LOC109099368 gene encoding protein disulfide isomerase Creld1, with product MSPSRMFFLSAVLCVALFHLISGQNCSEHCKTCGGPEKDQCLQCHTGYILHDNLCVDIDECGTDQERCPDNTYCFNTHGSYECKGCDKACVGCMGGGPARCRKCAAGYRSSGMRCIDIDECAEEVLACPGVSMFCENTEGSFHCQCAVGYTRRGDSCERSQTTASEKRVFLTTFRRMKLRFCSRCSSVLCCVHWPHWRLKGTWCSPLSLWGQWQPWLDTGSLIKAIE from the exons ATGTCACCCTCACGGATGTTCTTCCTGTCTGCTGTGCTCTGCGTGGCCCTTTTTCATCTAATTTCGGGTCAGAACTGCTCAGAGCACTGTAAAACATGCGGGGGCCCAGAGAAAGACCAGTGCCTTCAGTGCCACACCGGTTACATCCTGCATGACAacctgtgtgtgg ATATCGATGAATGTGGTACTGATCAGGAACGGTGTCCCGACAACACATACTGCTTCAACACCCATGGCTCTTATGAATGCAAAG GATGTGATAAGGCCTGTGTTGGTTGTATGGGTGGAGGACCTGCCCGCTGTAGGAAATGTGCTGCTGGTTACAGATCATCAGGCATGAGATGCATAG ATATAGATGAGTGCGCTGAGGAGGTGTTGGCCTGTCCTGGGGTCAGTATGTTCTGTGAAAATACAGAGGGCTCTTTTCACTGTCAGTGTGCAGTGGGTTACACACGCAGAGGCGACAGCTGTGAGAGGAGCCAGACAACAG CGTCTGAGAAAAGGGTCTTTTTGACGACATTCAGGAGGATGAAATTGAGGTTCTGCAGCAGATGTTCTTCGGTGTTGTGCTGTGTGCATTGGCCACATTGGCGGCTAAAGGGGACTTGGTGTTCACCTCTATCTTTATGGGGGCAGTGGCAGCCATGGCTGGATACTGGCTCTCTGATAAAAGCGATCGAGTGA